The following are encoded in a window of Paenibacillus polymyxa genomic DNA:
- a CDS encoding polynucleotide kinase-phosphatase yields the protein MSNSSKRTIHLPHAGLIVLVGASNSGKTTLLDRLVSEEILLETEVVSSDHFRKLVGDTEFIDWSGLPRLESDVLFYEYQQMSAKAFEAMDTILAMRCRLNKLTVVDATHLYAEDRQKYVQLAAKAHVPVMALVLDVPEAVLLERDLGREHPRGRQRVKQQAQLLKRNLRGIREEGFNACYILKDIEEMNFVRRAQPLFHEIGSGIDIIGDIHGCYREMLEVIEQLGYTEDTEGLYHHPDGRRLVSVGDVMSRGPESLQAVQFWKKHVDAGLAYMIDSNHGWKIGRYLDGRKVTLSHGDERFAEKLAQYEQKAGKAAAEQLRSELRDFLLHAPSHLIFGRNGLRHVVVAHAGIKDHFIGKQSARISDYCRYGDTEGQDANGKPIRKDWFVDHESGEIVVWGHDPRPQPTLVNQTVNIDQGVVFGGMLTAYRYPEKEFVSVPAHENYANDPDSPLVRWQRKRFSPPNLRKLIAGYSVLTESYGEVRVQGEWIKSAIDTVSHVTVPMEELVYIPPTMSPAPTVSAEAGYLEHPREALAYYRGQGVQTMVAEKKHMGSRAILLLFKNEQAAVQYVGYPTLGTIYSRSGRAFFEQSLGKQVLEKLNVDLRTAGYFERNQTDFVLLDAEIVPWNLKARELIAAQYAHVGEAALLDRSKLVDKLKQAEVAGREVGDWLEEMEQKYANAVTFQEAFQKYCWDVDGLDEIRIAPFHTLAHSGKTFFDHSHIWHMEQNRELAGLSSLFMETEYRVITDEASEEEVIRWWNEMTEDGHEGIVIKPERFLMKNRDKMIQPAIKVRGRKYLHIIYGMDYLAPENLKRLKQRRTNKKERHALMEGALGVEGVERFVRKDTVDRIHECVLAALSLESEPIDPRL from the coding sequence ATGAGCAATTCATCCAAACGTACGATTCATTTACCGCATGCTGGACTGATTGTGTTGGTTGGGGCCTCCAACAGTGGCAAAACCACATTATTGGACAGGCTGGTGAGCGAAGAGATTCTACTGGAGACGGAAGTGGTATCCTCGGATCATTTTCGCAAGCTGGTCGGAGATACGGAATTTATAGACTGGAGTGGACTTCCAAGGCTGGAATCGGATGTACTGTTCTATGAGTATCAGCAAATGTCAGCCAAGGCGTTTGAGGCGATGGATACGATTCTGGCTATGCGCTGTCGCTTGAATAAGCTGACGGTTGTGGATGCCACTCATTTGTATGCTGAGGATCGTCAAAAATATGTACAGCTGGCAGCCAAGGCGCATGTTCCTGTTATGGCCTTGGTACTGGATGTACCCGAAGCTGTGCTGCTGGAACGGGATTTAGGCAGGGAGCATCCGCGTGGCCGCCAACGGGTCAAGCAGCAGGCACAGCTGTTAAAGCGGAACCTGCGTGGTATCCGTGAGGAAGGCTTTAACGCTTGCTATATCCTTAAGGATATAGAAGAAATGAATTTTGTCCGCCGTGCGCAGCCACTATTTCATGAGATTGGCTCAGGTATTGACATCATTGGTGATATCCATGGGTGCTACCGTGAGATGCTGGAAGTGATAGAGCAGCTAGGATATACGGAAGATACGGAAGGACTATACCATCATCCAGATGGCAGAAGACTGGTATCTGTCGGGGACGTAATGAGCCGTGGCCCAGAATCGTTACAAGCGGTGCAGTTCTGGAAAAAGCACGTGGATGCCGGACTAGCGTATATGATTGACAGTAATCATGGCTGGAAAATCGGCCGTTATCTCGATGGAAGAAAGGTGACTCTCAGTCATGGGGATGAACGATTTGCAGAGAAACTGGCCCAGTATGAACAAAAAGCGGGCAAGGCAGCGGCGGAACAGCTTAGAAGTGAGTTGAGAGATTTTCTGCTACATGCACCTTCTCATCTTATTTTTGGCAGAAATGGATTGCGACACGTGGTCGTGGCTCATGCCGGGATTAAGGATCATTTTATTGGCAAACAGTCGGCACGTATTTCTGATTATTGCCGCTATGGAGATACGGAGGGGCAGGATGCGAACGGAAAACCGATCCGCAAGGATTGGTTCGTAGACCATGAATCGGGAGAAATAGTAGTATGGGGACATGATCCGAGACCGCAGCCTACCCTTGTGAATCAGACGGTGAATATTGATCAGGGTGTGGTATTTGGCGGTATGCTGACTGCTTATCGTTATCCGGAAAAGGAATTTGTCAGCGTTCCGGCACATGAGAACTATGCGAATGATCCCGATAGCCCACTTGTCCGGTGGCAGAGAAAACGGTTTTCCCCGCCGAATTTACGCAAGCTCATCGCTGGTTACAGTGTGCTGACGGAATCGTATGGCGAAGTGCGCGTACAAGGAGAATGGATCAAATCCGCTATAGATACCGTGTCACATGTAACTGTACCCATGGAGGAACTGGTATATATTCCACCGACGATGAGTCCTGCTCCAACGGTGTCTGCAGAGGCAGGATATCTGGAGCATCCACGTGAGGCGCTGGCTTATTATCGCGGGCAAGGAGTACAAACGATGGTGGCCGAGAAAAAACATATGGGTAGCCGGGCTATTTTGCTATTATTCAAAAACGAACAGGCTGCTGTTCAATATGTAGGCTACCCGACATTGGGCACGATCTACAGTCGGAGCGGGAGAGCTTTCTTTGAACAAAGCCTTGGGAAGCAAGTGCTGGAAAAGCTAAATGTGGATCTACGGACTGCTGGATATTTTGAACGGAACCAGACGGATTTTGTGTTGCTGGATGCGGAAATTGTACCGTGGAATCTCAAGGCTCGGGAACTGATTGCTGCACAGTATGCCCATGTGGGGGAAGCAGCTCTGCTGGATCGCAGTAAGCTGGTAGACAAGCTGAAGCAGGCAGAGGTTGCAGGCCGAGAGGTTGGAGACTGGTTGGAGGAAATGGAACAGAAGTACGCGAATGCCGTAACGTTTCAAGAGGCTTTTCAAAAATATTGCTGGGATGTGGACGGTCTGGATGAAATTCGTATCGCACCGTTCCATACGCTGGCACACAGCGGAAAGACTTTTTTCGACCATTCTCATATTTGGCATATGGAGCAAAACCGGGAGCTGGCTGGGCTGTCTTCCCTATTTATGGAGACAGAGTATCGCGTGATCACGGACGAAGCAAGCGAGGAAGAGGTCATTCGCTGGTGGAACGAGATGACAGAGGATGGTCATGAGGGGATTGTGATCAAACCGGAACGCTTTTTGATGAAAAATCGGGACAAGATGATTCAGCCTGCAATCAAGGTGAGAGGCCGGAAGTATTTGCACATCATTTACGGTATGGATTATCTTGCCCCTGAGAATTTAAAGCGTCTGAAGCAGCGTCGAACGAACAAAAAGGAGCGTCATGCCCTGATGGAAGGAGCGCTTGGTGTGGAAGGCGTAGAACGTTTTGTCCGCAAGGATACGGTAGATCGTATTCATGAATGCGTCCTTGCCGCGCTATCTCTGGAATCGGAGCCGATTGATCCGAGATTGTAG